A part of Solenopsis invicta isolate M01_SB chromosome 2, UNIL_Sinv_3.0, whole genome shotgun sequence genomic DNA contains:
- the LOC105194979 gene encoding arginyl-tRNA--protein transferase 1 isoform X1: protein MAGKQSYSIVEYYAEHEGYRCGYCKNPNTNFSHGMWAHSLTVQDYQSLIDRGWRRSGCYCYKPTMNLTCCPQYTIKCEVLNFRISKSQKKILKRMTKFLKNELTSDNSEGTSEDQQDNRDISNEEALNYPKHLIKAQKDKSQINVLSVDDEVSGRLSIKPVKMETQKNSTSSSSRAQLTNSNSKNALHVRSEIGDVVPCKKAKFLRIERKKNKLLAQGKSQSEIESIMKEKKQQNCVKKEMEEIFEEVYTGTRKLELKLVRTAPMSSEYLKTSKESYELYKKYQNTIHGVSIEKLTEQQYTRFLVKSPLQQWKPDNGPSYGYGSFHEQYWLDNELIAVGVIDILPSCISSVYFFYDPAYSQLSLGTFSSLREVYLTRQLNKVTSNLKYYYMGFYIHTCPKMRYKARMQPSKLLCPETYVWCDIEPCLAKLNNEKYSRLNDDINAIDENGVVNVEEILILYKNIAMPYKRYKTQTWQTYQMAHEKREVEEYAKLVGMPCARRMLLYRSS, encoded by the exons ATGGCCGGCAAGCAATCGTATAGTATTGTGGAATATTATGCGGAACACGAGGGTTATCGGTGCGGCTACTGCAAGAACCCCAACACGAACTTCAGTCATG GTATGTGGGCACACTCGTTGACAGTGCAGGATTATCAAAGCTTGATAGACAGAGGCTGGAGGCGGAGTGGTTGCTACTGTTACAAACCCACGATGAACCTGACTTGCTGTCCACAGTATACTATCAA ATGTGAGGtgttaaattttagaatttcaaAGTCTCAGAAAAAGATCCTAAAGCGCatgactaaatttttaaaaaatgaattgacGAGTGACAATTCTGAGGGAACGAGTGAAGATCAACAAGATAACAgag ATATAAGCAATGAAGAAGCATTAAATTATCCTAAACATCTGATAAAAGCGCAGAAAGATAAATCTCAAATTAATGTTTTGTCTGTTGATGATGAAGTTAGTGGAAGATTGTCCATCAAGCCAGTAAAAATGGAAACTCAAAAAAATTCTACTTCGAGTAGCAGTCGAGCACAGCTAACAAATTCCAACAGCAAAAATGCCTTGCATGTTAGAAGTGAAATCGGTGATGTGGTACCTTGCAAAAAAGCCAAATTTTTACGTATAGAACGTAAGAAAAATAAGTTGTTGGCTCAAGGTAAATCACAGAGTGAAATTGAGAGCATtatgaaagaaaagaaacaacAGAATTGTGTTAAAAAGGAAATGGAAGAAATATTCGAGGAGGTATATACTGGGACAAGAAAATTAGAG ttgAAACTGGTTCGAACTGCGCCGATGAGCTCCGAATACTTAAAGACTTCGAAAGAGTCTTATGAgctttacaaaaaatatcagaACACGATACATGGAGTATCGATTGAGAAACTTACAGAGCAACAGTACACGAGATTTCTTGTGAAGTCGCCTCTGCAG caatgGAAACCCGATAATGGACCATCTTATGGATACGGTTCTTTTCACGAGCAGTATTGGTTGGATAATGAATTAATAGCGGTTGGAGTGATAGACATTCTGCCGTCGTGCATCTCGAGTGTGTACTTTTTTTATGACCCGGCATATAGTCAACTCTCCCTTGGAACTTTTAG TTCTCTTCGAGAGGTTTATCTAACGAGACAGCTCAATAAAGTTACGAgtaatctaaaatattattatatgggCTTTTACATTCACACGTGTCCAAAGATGCGATATAAAGCCAGAATGCAGCCGTCCAAACTTCTATGCCCGGAGACATATGTATGGTGCGACATCGAACCCTGCCTAGCCAAATTGAACAACGAAAAGTATAGTCGTCTGAATGATGATATCAACGCCATCGACGAAAATGGTGTAGTCAACGTTGAAGAG aTATTgatactatataaaaatattgccaTGCCTTATAAGAGATACAAAACACAAACGTGGCAAACGTACCAGATGGCGCATGAGAAACGCGAGGTGGAAGAATATGCCAAGCTTGTTGGAATGCCATGCGCGCGAAGGATGCTGCTCTATCGCTCTtcttaa
- the LOC105194979 gene encoding arginyl-tRNA--protein transferase 1 isoform X3, with protein MAGKQSYSIVEYYAEHEGYRCGYCKNPNTNFSHGMWAHSLTVQDYQSLIDRGWRRSGCYCYKPTMNLTCCPQYTIKCEVLNFRISKSQKKILKRMTKFLKNELTSDNSEGTSEDQQDNRDISNEEALNYPKHLIKAQKDKSQINVLSVDDEVSGRLSIKPVKMETQKNSTSSSSRAQLTNSNSKNALHVRSEIGDVVPCKKAKFLRIERKKNKLLAQGKSQSEIESIMKEKKQQNCVKKEMEEIFEEVYTGTRKLELKLVRTAPMSSEYLKTSKESYELYKKYQNTIHGVSIEKLTEQQYTRFLVKSPLQIKLVRVLSDEFVNTLETSAGLYQKYQMAIHGDTPDQCDQKSFFNFLVRSPLQQWKPDNGPSYGYGSFHEQYWLDNELIAVGVIDILPSCISSVYFFYDPAYSQLSLGTFSSLREVYLTRQLNKVTSNLKYYYMGFYIHTCPKMRYKARMQPSKLLCPETYVWCDIEPCLAKLNNEKYSRLNDDINAIDENGVVNVEEILILYKNIAMPYKRYKTQTWQTYQMAHEKREVEEYAKLVGMPCARRMLLYRSS; from the exons ATGGCCGGCAAGCAATCGTATAGTATTGTGGAATATTATGCGGAACACGAGGGTTATCGGTGCGGCTACTGCAAGAACCCCAACACGAACTTCAGTCATG GTATGTGGGCACACTCGTTGACAGTGCAGGATTATCAAAGCTTGATAGACAGAGGCTGGAGGCGGAGTGGTTGCTACTGTTACAAACCCACGATGAACCTGACTTGCTGTCCACAGTATACTATCAA ATGTGAGGtgttaaattttagaatttcaaAGTCTCAGAAAAAGATCCTAAAGCGCatgactaaatttttaaaaaatgaattgacGAGTGACAATTCTGAGGGAACGAGTGAAGATCAACAAGATAACAgag ATATAAGCAATGAAGAAGCATTAAATTATCCTAAACATCTGATAAAAGCGCAGAAAGATAAATCTCAAATTAATGTTTTGTCTGTTGATGATGAAGTTAGTGGAAGATTGTCCATCAAGCCAGTAAAAATGGAAACTCAAAAAAATTCTACTTCGAGTAGCAGTCGAGCACAGCTAACAAATTCCAACAGCAAAAATGCCTTGCATGTTAGAAGTGAAATCGGTGATGTGGTACCTTGCAAAAAAGCCAAATTTTTACGTATAGAACGTAAGAAAAATAAGTTGTTGGCTCAAGGTAAATCACAGAGTGAAATTGAGAGCATtatgaaagaaaagaaacaacAGAATTGTGTTAAAAAGGAAATGGAAGAAATATTCGAGGAGGTATATACTGGGACAAGAAAATTAGAG ttgAAACTGGTTCGAACTGCGCCGATGAGCTCCGAATACTTAAAGACTTCGAAAGAGTCTTATGAgctttacaaaaaatatcagaACACGATACATGGAGTATCGATTGAGAAACTTACAGAGCAACAGTACACGAGATTTCTTGTGAAGTCGCCTCTGCAG ATTAAATTGGTGAGAGTGTTGTCGGACGAGTTCGTAAACACTCTCGAGACAAGCGCGGGTCTTTATCAAAAGTATCAAATGGCGATTCACGGCGATACACCAGATCAATGCGATCAAAAGTCATTCTTCAACTTTCTTGTAAGGAGTCCCTTGCAG caatgGAAACCCGATAATGGACCATCTTATGGATACGGTTCTTTTCACGAGCAGTATTGGTTGGATAATGAATTAATAGCGGTTGGAGTGATAGACATTCTGCCGTCGTGCATCTCGAGTGTGTACTTTTTTTATGACCCGGCATATAGTCAACTCTCCCTTGGAACTTTTAG TTCTCTTCGAGAGGTTTATCTAACGAGACAGCTCAATAAAGTTACGAgtaatctaaaatattattatatgggCTTTTACATTCACACGTGTCCAAAGATGCGATATAAAGCCAGAATGCAGCCGTCCAAACTTCTATGCCCGGAGACATATGTATGGTGCGACATCGAACCCTGCCTAGCCAAATTGAACAACGAAAAGTATAGTCGTCTGAATGATGATATCAACGCCATCGACGAAAATGGTGTAGTCAACGTTGAAGAG aTATTgatactatataaaaatattgccaTGCCTTATAAGAGATACAAAACACAAACGTGGCAAACGTACCAGATGGCGCATGAGAAACGCGAGGTGGAAGAATATGCCAAGCTTGTTGGAATGCCATGCGCGCGAAGGATGCTGCTCTATCGCTCTtcttaa
- the LOC105194975 gene encoding uncharacterized transporter slc-17.2 isoform X2 → MYQEHDEHTPLIAPPRKRWLPMRIWICLMMFTACWTSYACRLQMPILVVPMIEEQPVNHTYGGACVFDETRRRRDVVINPLDPGSYLDQYVLDLVQEERDKRLLQRRQAQPVITRPPDAPIEFFSGLPFDWTSTVRGQLLAGYGYGNVPGNLIGGWLSMRYGPRRAILWTSLLAAVISLISPILAQFHWILLLVSRIIIGITGGVTFPACHTMVAKWAPPHERARMIWSLLGGTFGTILTYPMIAGIAETVNWESAWYVPSLLMLGWICVWALIAYDSPMEHPGITAEEKDYIVTAQAGVVRPEKPRWKQTPIKQILTSVPFISLIICHFGNLFLLFFYQNSLMLYLTKALGFQLTKGGAAAGAPWGARMLFGFFFSWAGDTIKRKQIISVTLLRKLAMIFSHFLPGIFLILVGYVGCDFVLANVFLFLALGFNGAALISNLSNNQDLAPNFAGFLYGIMNTVGSSSGMIIPPVVEEIAGKYGNPIDRWQILFWIGAGVSIGSMVVFMFGGSGNIQKWNELRPLDGPKDNVEVGQTRLEPITTAQP, encoded by the exons ATGTATCAAGAACACGACGAGCATACGCCGTTAATTGCACCACCAAGAAAGC GATGGCTGCCGATGCGCATATGGATATGCTTGATGATGTTCACCGCTTGTTGGACCAGCTACGCATGTCGTTTACAAATGCCAATTTTAGTGGTGCCGATGATCGAGGAACAACCAGTTAATCACACGTATGGCGGTGCATGCGTGTTCGATGAAACCCGACGACGTCGTGACGTCGTCATCAATCCACTTGATCCTGGCAGCTACCTGGATCAATACGTTCTCGATCTCGTCCAAGAAGAGCGAGATAAGAGACTACTGCAACGTCGGCAAGCGCAGCCTGTCATAACACGGCCACCGGATGCACCCATTGAATTTTTTAGCGGTTTACCATTCGACTGGACCTCGACAGTGCGAGGCCAATTGCTGGCCGGTTACGGCTATGGCAACGTGCCCGGCAACCTCATCGGCGGCTGGTTATCAATGAGATACGGACCGCGGCGCGCGATTCTCTGGACGTCGCTCTTGGCCGCAGTAATCTCATTAATCAGTCCGATACTAGCGCAGTTCCATTGGATCTTATTGTTGGTCTCCAGGATTATCATCGGCATTACTGGTGGTGTCACCTTCCCTGCGTGTCATACCATGGTAGCAAAGTGGGCGCCACCACATGAACGGGCGCGTATGATCTGGTCTTTGCTGGGTGGCACATTTGGCACAATACTGACTTATCCGATGATAGCCGGTATCGCGGAAACTGTCAACTGGGAATCCGCCTGGTACGTACCATCCTTGCTGATGTTAGGCTGGATCTGTGTGTGGGCACTGATTGCCTACGACTCGCCAATGGAACATCCAGGCATCACTGCCGAAGAAAAAGACTATATTGTAAC tgCTCAAGCGGGAGTGGTACGCCCCGAAAAACCCCGATGGAAGCAAACTCCGATAAAGCAGATATTAACATCGGTTCCTTTTATCAGTTTGATCATATGCCATTTCGGGAATCTCTTCTTGCTGTTTTTCTATCAAAACTCGCTCATGCTGTATTTGACTAAGGCCCTAGGATTCCAGTTGACGAAGGGTGGCGCGGCGGCCGGTGCGCCATGGGGTGCCAGGATGCTGTTCGGTTTCTTCTTCAGTTGGGCAGGTGATACCATCAAGAGGAAGCAGATTATCAGTGTCACCCTCTTACGCAAACTCGCTATGATATTCT CGCATTTTCTACCGGGTATCTTCCTGATATTGGTTGGATACGTTGGATGCGATTTTGTGCTCGCGAACGTCTTTCTCTTTCTGGCACTGGGCTTCAACGGCGCTGCCCTTATCTCCAATCTATCAAACAATCAGGATCTCGCGCCGAACTTTGCTGGCTTCCTTTATGGTATCATGAATACAGTTGGTAGCTCTTCCGGCATGATTATTCCGCCAGTAGTCGAAGAGATAGCTGGCAAATACGGA aatcCGATCGACAGGTGGCAAATACTCTTCTGGATCGGTGCCGGAGTGTCCATTGGGAGTATGGTTGTGTTCATGTTCGGAGGTAGCGGTAATATACAAAAATGGAATGAACTTCGACCGCTTGATGGGCCAAAGGACAATGTGGAGGTTGGGCAAACCAGATTGGAGCCTATCACAACCGCTCAACCTTAA
- the LOC105194980 gene encoding ARL14 effector protein, whose product MPSTDNQKMESSGEGTSNNQAPVRGERKSSRGSRQKAVDNLSKKFLRNFDPEHSEREKRKLYRRLYQSFRKHLYNDVGIFIQTSDDLCDCLDLDCPGCHFACPKCSSHKCGHDCRNNRKWTYDNIQCEGTDAVIKNPLLKEGEIK is encoded by the exons ATGCCGTCTACCGACAATCAGAAAATGGAAAGTTCTGGCGAGGGAACATCGAACAATCAGGCACCTGTGCGTGGCGAGAGA AAGAGTTCTCGAGGCTCGAGGCAGAAGGCCGTGGATAACCTGAGCAAAAAGTTCTTGAGGAACTTTGATCCAGAACATAGTGAGCGAGAGAAGCGCAAGCTGTATCGTCGATTGTACCAAAGTTTCAGAAAGCACCTGTACAACGACGTAGGTATTTTCATACAGACATCGGACGATCTTTGCGATTGTTTGGACTTGGACTGTCCTGGATGCCATTTTGCATGTCCTAAGTGTTCCTCTCACAAATGTGGCCATGACTGCAG GAATAATCGCAAATGGACGTATGACAATATTCAGTGTGAAGGAACCGATGCCGTGATAAAAAATCCACTACTAAAAGAAGGtgaaataaagtga
- the LOC105194979 gene encoding arginyl-tRNA--protein transferase 1 isoform X2, with product MAGKQSYSIVEYYAEHEGYRCGYCKNPNTNFSHGMWAHSLTVQDYQSLIDRGWRRSGCYCYKPTMNLTCCPQYTIKCEVLNFRISKSQKKILKRMTKFLKNELTSDNSEGTSEDQQDNRDISNEEALNYPKHLIKAQKDKSQINVLSVDDEVSGRLSIKPVKMETQKNSTSSSSRAQLTNSNSKNALHVRSEIGDVVPCKKAKFLRIERKKNKLLAQGKSQSEIESIMKEKKQQNCVKKEMEEIFEEVYTGTRKLEIKLVRVLSDEFVNTLETSAGLYQKYQMAIHGDTPDQCDQKSFFNFLVRSPLQQWKPDNGPSYGYGSFHEQYWLDNELIAVGVIDILPSCISSVYFFYDPAYSQLSLGTFSSLREVYLTRQLNKVTSNLKYYYMGFYIHTCPKMRYKARMQPSKLLCPETYVWCDIEPCLAKLNNEKYSRLNDDINAIDENGVVNVEEILILYKNIAMPYKRYKTQTWQTYQMAHEKREVEEYAKLVGMPCARRMLLYRSS from the exons ATGGCCGGCAAGCAATCGTATAGTATTGTGGAATATTATGCGGAACACGAGGGTTATCGGTGCGGCTACTGCAAGAACCCCAACACGAACTTCAGTCATG GTATGTGGGCACACTCGTTGACAGTGCAGGATTATCAAAGCTTGATAGACAGAGGCTGGAGGCGGAGTGGTTGCTACTGTTACAAACCCACGATGAACCTGACTTGCTGTCCACAGTATACTATCAA ATGTGAGGtgttaaattttagaatttcaaAGTCTCAGAAAAAGATCCTAAAGCGCatgactaaatttttaaaaaatgaattgacGAGTGACAATTCTGAGGGAACGAGTGAAGATCAACAAGATAACAgag ATATAAGCAATGAAGAAGCATTAAATTATCCTAAACATCTGATAAAAGCGCAGAAAGATAAATCTCAAATTAATGTTTTGTCTGTTGATGATGAAGTTAGTGGAAGATTGTCCATCAAGCCAGTAAAAATGGAAACTCAAAAAAATTCTACTTCGAGTAGCAGTCGAGCACAGCTAACAAATTCCAACAGCAAAAATGCCTTGCATGTTAGAAGTGAAATCGGTGATGTGGTACCTTGCAAAAAAGCCAAATTTTTACGTATAGAACGTAAGAAAAATAAGTTGTTGGCTCAAGGTAAATCACAGAGTGAAATTGAGAGCATtatgaaagaaaagaaacaacAGAATTGTGTTAAAAAGGAAATGGAAGAAATATTCGAGGAGGTATATACTGGGACAAGAAAATTAGAG ATTAAATTGGTGAGAGTGTTGTCGGACGAGTTCGTAAACACTCTCGAGACAAGCGCGGGTCTTTATCAAAAGTATCAAATGGCGATTCACGGCGATACACCAGATCAATGCGATCAAAAGTCATTCTTCAACTTTCTTGTAAGGAGTCCCTTGCAG caatgGAAACCCGATAATGGACCATCTTATGGATACGGTTCTTTTCACGAGCAGTATTGGTTGGATAATGAATTAATAGCGGTTGGAGTGATAGACATTCTGCCGTCGTGCATCTCGAGTGTGTACTTTTTTTATGACCCGGCATATAGTCAACTCTCCCTTGGAACTTTTAG TTCTCTTCGAGAGGTTTATCTAACGAGACAGCTCAATAAAGTTACGAgtaatctaaaatattattatatgggCTTTTACATTCACACGTGTCCAAAGATGCGATATAAAGCCAGAATGCAGCCGTCCAAACTTCTATGCCCGGAGACATATGTATGGTGCGACATCGAACCCTGCCTAGCCAAATTGAACAACGAAAAGTATAGTCGTCTGAATGATGATATCAACGCCATCGACGAAAATGGTGTAGTCAACGTTGAAGAG aTATTgatactatataaaaatattgccaTGCCTTATAAGAGATACAAAACACAAACGTGGCAAACGTACCAGATGGCGCATGAGAAACGCGAGGTGGAAGAATATGCCAAGCTTGTTGGAATGCCATGCGCGCGAAGGATGCTGCTCTATCGCTCTtcttaa
- the LOC105194975 gene encoding uncharacterized transporter slc-17.2 isoform X1 has translation MQALRESVQSIRTPTLFWKFIRWLPMRIWICLMMFTACWTSYACRLQMPILVVPMIEEQPVNHTYGGACVFDETRRRRDVVINPLDPGSYLDQYVLDLVQEERDKRLLQRRQAQPVITRPPDAPIEFFSGLPFDWTSTVRGQLLAGYGYGNVPGNLIGGWLSMRYGPRRAILWTSLLAAVISLISPILAQFHWILLLVSRIIIGITGGVTFPACHTMVAKWAPPHERARMIWSLLGGTFGTILTYPMIAGIAETVNWESAWYVPSLLMLGWICVWALIAYDSPMEHPGITAEEKDYIVTAQAGVVRPEKPRWKQTPIKQILTSVPFISLIICHFGNLFLLFFYQNSLMLYLTKALGFQLTKGGAAAGAPWGARMLFGFFFSWAGDTIKRKQIISVTLLRKLAMIFSHFLPGIFLILVGYVGCDFVLANVFLFLALGFNGAALISNLSNNQDLAPNFAGFLYGIMNTVGSSSGMIIPPVVEEIAGKYGNPIDRWQILFWIGAGVSIGSMVVFMFGGSGNIQKWNELRPLDGPKDNVEVGQTRLEPITTAQP, from the exons ATGCAGGCATTACGCGAAAGCGTGCAATCGATTCGTACTCCGACGCTTTTCTGGAAATTTATAC GATGGCTGCCGATGCGCATATGGATATGCTTGATGATGTTCACCGCTTGTTGGACCAGCTACGCATGTCGTTTACAAATGCCAATTTTAGTGGTGCCGATGATCGAGGAACAACCAGTTAATCACACGTATGGCGGTGCATGCGTGTTCGATGAAACCCGACGACGTCGTGACGTCGTCATCAATCCACTTGATCCTGGCAGCTACCTGGATCAATACGTTCTCGATCTCGTCCAAGAAGAGCGAGATAAGAGACTACTGCAACGTCGGCAAGCGCAGCCTGTCATAACACGGCCACCGGATGCACCCATTGAATTTTTTAGCGGTTTACCATTCGACTGGACCTCGACAGTGCGAGGCCAATTGCTGGCCGGTTACGGCTATGGCAACGTGCCCGGCAACCTCATCGGCGGCTGGTTATCAATGAGATACGGACCGCGGCGCGCGATTCTCTGGACGTCGCTCTTGGCCGCAGTAATCTCATTAATCAGTCCGATACTAGCGCAGTTCCATTGGATCTTATTGTTGGTCTCCAGGATTATCATCGGCATTACTGGTGGTGTCACCTTCCCTGCGTGTCATACCATGGTAGCAAAGTGGGCGCCACCACATGAACGGGCGCGTATGATCTGGTCTTTGCTGGGTGGCACATTTGGCACAATACTGACTTATCCGATGATAGCCGGTATCGCGGAAACTGTCAACTGGGAATCCGCCTGGTACGTACCATCCTTGCTGATGTTAGGCTGGATCTGTGTGTGGGCACTGATTGCCTACGACTCGCCAATGGAACATCCAGGCATCACTGCCGAAGAAAAAGACTATATTGTAAC tgCTCAAGCGGGAGTGGTACGCCCCGAAAAACCCCGATGGAAGCAAACTCCGATAAAGCAGATATTAACATCGGTTCCTTTTATCAGTTTGATCATATGCCATTTCGGGAATCTCTTCTTGCTGTTTTTCTATCAAAACTCGCTCATGCTGTATTTGACTAAGGCCCTAGGATTCCAGTTGACGAAGGGTGGCGCGGCGGCCGGTGCGCCATGGGGTGCCAGGATGCTGTTCGGTTTCTTCTTCAGTTGGGCAGGTGATACCATCAAGAGGAAGCAGATTATCAGTGTCACCCTCTTACGCAAACTCGCTATGATATTCT CGCATTTTCTACCGGGTATCTTCCTGATATTGGTTGGATACGTTGGATGCGATTTTGTGCTCGCGAACGTCTTTCTCTTTCTGGCACTGGGCTTCAACGGCGCTGCCCTTATCTCCAATCTATCAAACAATCAGGATCTCGCGCCGAACTTTGCTGGCTTCCTTTATGGTATCATGAATACAGTTGGTAGCTCTTCCGGCATGATTATTCCGCCAGTAGTCGAAGAGATAGCTGGCAAATACGGA aatcCGATCGACAGGTGGCAAATACTCTTCTGGATCGGTGCCGGAGTGTCCATTGGGAGTATGGTTGTGTTCATGTTCGGAGGTAGCGGTAATATACAAAAATGGAATGAACTTCGACCGCTTGATGGGCCAAAGGACAATGTGGAGGTTGGGCAAACCAGATTGGAGCCTATCACAACCGCTCAACCTTAA
- the LOC105194975 gene encoding uncharacterized transporter slc-17.2 isoform X3 codes for MKFKQFQLLLYKSLLRWLPMRIWICLMMFTACWTSYACRLQMPILVVPMIEEQPVNHTYGGACVFDETRRRRDVVINPLDPGSYLDQYVLDLVQEERDKRLLQRRQAQPVITRPPDAPIEFFSGLPFDWTSTVRGQLLAGYGYGNVPGNLIGGWLSMRYGPRRAILWTSLLAAVISLISPILAQFHWILLLVSRIIIGITGGVTFPACHTMVAKWAPPHERARMIWSLLGGTFGTILTYPMIAGIAETVNWESAWYVPSLLMLGWICVWALIAYDSPMEHPGITAEEKDYIVTAQAGVVRPEKPRWKQTPIKQILTSVPFISLIICHFGNLFLLFFYQNSLMLYLTKALGFQLTKGGAAAGAPWGARMLFGFFFSWAGDTIKRKQIISVTLLRKLAMIFSHFLPGIFLILVGYVGCDFVLANVFLFLALGFNGAALISNLSNNQDLAPNFAGFLYGIMNTVGSSSGMIIPPVVEEIAGKYGNPIDRWQILFWIGAGVSIGSMVVFMFGGSGNIQKWNELRPLDGPKDNVEVGQTRLEPITTAQP; via the exons ATGAAGTTCAAACAATTTCAGTTGCTGCTCTATAAATCATTACTAA GATGGCTGCCGATGCGCATATGGATATGCTTGATGATGTTCACCGCTTGTTGGACCAGCTACGCATGTCGTTTACAAATGCCAATTTTAGTGGTGCCGATGATCGAGGAACAACCAGTTAATCACACGTATGGCGGTGCATGCGTGTTCGATGAAACCCGACGACGTCGTGACGTCGTCATCAATCCACTTGATCCTGGCAGCTACCTGGATCAATACGTTCTCGATCTCGTCCAAGAAGAGCGAGATAAGAGACTACTGCAACGTCGGCAAGCGCAGCCTGTCATAACACGGCCACCGGATGCACCCATTGAATTTTTTAGCGGTTTACCATTCGACTGGACCTCGACAGTGCGAGGCCAATTGCTGGCCGGTTACGGCTATGGCAACGTGCCCGGCAACCTCATCGGCGGCTGGTTATCAATGAGATACGGACCGCGGCGCGCGATTCTCTGGACGTCGCTCTTGGCCGCAGTAATCTCATTAATCAGTCCGATACTAGCGCAGTTCCATTGGATCTTATTGTTGGTCTCCAGGATTATCATCGGCATTACTGGTGGTGTCACCTTCCCTGCGTGTCATACCATGGTAGCAAAGTGGGCGCCACCACATGAACGGGCGCGTATGATCTGGTCTTTGCTGGGTGGCACATTTGGCACAATACTGACTTATCCGATGATAGCCGGTATCGCGGAAACTGTCAACTGGGAATCCGCCTGGTACGTACCATCCTTGCTGATGTTAGGCTGGATCTGTGTGTGGGCACTGATTGCCTACGACTCGCCAATGGAACATCCAGGCATCACTGCCGAAGAAAAAGACTATATTGTAAC tgCTCAAGCGGGAGTGGTACGCCCCGAAAAACCCCGATGGAAGCAAACTCCGATAAAGCAGATATTAACATCGGTTCCTTTTATCAGTTTGATCATATGCCATTTCGGGAATCTCTTCTTGCTGTTTTTCTATCAAAACTCGCTCATGCTGTATTTGACTAAGGCCCTAGGATTCCAGTTGACGAAGGGTGGCGCGGCGGCCGGTGCGCCATGGGGTGCCAGGATGCTGTTCGGTTTCTTCTTCAGTTGGGCAGGTGATACCATCAAGAGGAAGCAGATTATCAGTGTCACCCTCTTACGCAAACTCGCTATGATATTCT CGCATTTTCTACCGGGTATCTTCCTGATATTGGTTGGATACGTTGGATGCGATTTTGTGCTCGCGAACGTCTTTCTCTTTCTGGCACTGGGCTTCAACGGCGCTGCCCTTATCTCCAATCTATCAAACAATCAGGATCTCGCGCCGAACTTTGCTGGCTTCCTTTATGGTATCATGAATACAGTTGGTAGCTCTTCCGGCATGATTATTCCGCCAGTAGTCGAAGAGATAGCTGGCAAATACGGA aatcCGATCGACAGGTGGCAAATACTCTTCTGGATCGGTGCCGGAGTGTCCATTGGGAGTATGGTTGTGTTCATGTTCGGAGGTAGCGGTAATATACAAAAATGGAATGAACTTCGACCGCTTGATGGGCCAAAGGACAATGTGGAGGTTGGGCAAACCAGATTGGAGCCTATCACAACCGCTCAACCTTAA